GAGACTATTGCCATTAGCCTCGATTTTTTAGCCGCGATGGGTAAGGAGGGAATTGTCGTTAACGATCTTCCCGGATTTGTTTCTAATCGCGTATTGATGCTAACGGTGAATGAGGCAATCTTTGTGGTTCACGACGGTGTAGCGACTGCGGCACAGGTCGATGAAATACATCGAAAATGTTTTGGACATAAAATGGGTCCGCTGGAGACTGCAGATTTAATCGGCCTTGATACTATTCTTTATTCAGTGGAAGTGCTCTGGGAAAGTTACAATGATAGTAAATATCGTCCTTGTCCGTTGCTGAAAAAAATGGTTGCCGCAGGTTTATTGGGACGTAAGAGTGGCGAAGGCTTTTACAAATATCCTGGCGTTAACGCGTCAATTACCCTGAGCTAGAGCAAGTGTAATTGGTTAATTAGCCTTAGAGGAAGTTTTTACATCTTAAATTTTATATAAATATGTTTAATTAACTCAAGTTGCCACCTATCCATAGTTACGATGTTCTGCCACAATATCCACGGTAAAACGCTGATTCATGGCGATATGTAGCAACTTGGGTTAATTTGATATCCAAAGGGGGCGGAAAAAACTGTTTCCTTTCCTATTCTCCATTAAAGGGTAGAGTTTCTCGGGGATGCTTGATGAAATTTTGGCGGGACTACTGGTTTGGAATAGCCCTGCTACTGCCGTTACCTTTTTGGGGGTTGTTTTATGTGCAAGGTTGGCAACCGATAACGAAAGGGTGGACATTGCTGTTGATTGCCCCTGTTCTTGAAGAGGTTGCCTTTCGCGGCACAATCCAAACGTTGCTGATACGCACTTCCTTTGGTCGCACTCATTATGGCCTGATCAGTGGCGCAAACCTGCTGACTGCATTTTTGTTTAGTTTAACCCATGTCATTGTGCATGGTAATTTTTTTGGACTGTTAACCCTATTCCCTGGGCTGATTTTTGGTTTTTTCAGAGAACGTTATCAGTGCTTGATGCCCGTCATCGTGCTGCATGGTTACTACAATGCAGGGTTACTGCTTCAAATTTCAGATAATGTCCCAATCAATAGAATAAGAAATTCAAATTTTATTGTCTTTTCTATTCTAGAAAGATGTGTTTATGTACTACCAAAATTGTTACTCTAAATTTTGTAAAAAATGATTAACCAATCATATTGGAGCAATTTGGTACTTTATCCATCACTATAATGCCTCGCTTTCGATTAACCAAAACGGATAATCATTATCGAATCCTATAAACTTAGGTCACTACCGTAGTTTGTTTTTGGTTTCCCGTCGAGGATCGGCGAGTGCGGCAAAGTAGGGACTGGGATCAGGCAGCATGGGAGTTTAGAGGGTAAATAACGAAACCGTTATCCTCTTTTTCGTTGTCTAAGGAGGTAGATAGCGCGATTGCCCTGGAAGAATTAGGTTAAATCCGCCGCGCAGTGTCGATGATTACTGCATAGAATGTCATTGTGGATGATGACCGACTCAGCATGAGGGGCGGACTCCAAATGTCCCGCCGTTAACACGGACTTGTACCAATCTTGATGGATGTGTATAGTTCCGCTCTTCTAAAAATTCTACCTAATTAGATATTTTTCATTTTCTCTATTTGATAAACGGCGG
The window above is part of the Gammaproteobacteria bacterium genome. Proteins encoded here:
- a CDS encoding conserved hypothetical protein (Evidence 4 : Unknown function but conserved in other organisms), which gives rise to MKFWRDYWFGIALLLPLPFWGLFYVQGWQPITKGWTLLLIAPVLEEVAFRGTIQTLLIRTSFGRTHYGLISGANLLTAFLFSLTHVIVHGNFFGLLTLFPGLIFGFFRERYQCLMPVIVLHGYYNAGLLLQISDNVPINRIRNSNFIVFSILERCVYVLPKLLL